One window of Nocardia nova SH22a genomic DNA carries:
- a CDS encoding rhomboid-like protein — protein MVLLQEAATGAALESDHVAAGRSLSLRERFKLPMTYSYGALLIAVTVLVSVLGDSQQTRVIEHASTNLHNLLAGRFGTLLSSAFVIGDGTAGALLIPLLVCLLVLAEWRFGALSLLRIFIAGHIGATLLVAGGLWIAVSVKWLPTSISFAEDVGVSYGALAVIGSLIVVLPSKWRPTWAISLVAVAVAGVVMGRTFTNVGHLLALSIGLLVGWLLLRGRHTRVPRLNWVETALLVVAALLGYVLLVG, from the coding sequence ATGGTTCTACTCCAGGAGGCGGCCACGGGGGCAGCACTGGAGTCCGACCACGTCGCGGCCGGCCGTTCCCTGAGTCTCCGGGAGCGCTTCAAACTGCCGATGACCTACAGCTACGGTGCGCTGCTGATCGCGGTGACCGTGCTGGTGTCGGTGCTCGGTGATTCGCAGCAGACTCGGGTGATCGAGCATGCGAGCACCAATCTGCACAACCTGCTCGCCGGACGTTTCGGCACATTGCTGTCGAGCGCGTTCGTCATCGGTGACGGAACCGCCGGTGCGCTGTTGATTCCGCTCCTCGTCTGTCTGCTCGTCCTCGCCGAATGGCGGTTCGGAGCGCTGTCGCTGCTGCGTATCTTCATCGCCGGGCATATCGGGGCCACCCTGCTGGTCGCGGGGGGCCTGTGGATCGCGGTGAGCGTCAAATGGCTGCCGACCAGCATCTCGTTCGCCGAGGACGTCGGTGTCAGTTACGGCGCGCTGGCCGTCATCGGGTCGCTCATCGTCGTGCTGCCGAGCAAGTGGCGGCCCACCTGGGCGATCTCATTGGTCGCGGTGGCGGTGGCCGGGGTCGTGATGGGGCGGACCTTCACCAATGTCGGACATCTGCTGGCATTGTCGATCGGGCTGCTGGTCGGGTGGTTGCTGTTGCGCGGGCGCCACACCCGGGTGCCGCGGCTGAACTGGGTCGAGACCGCACTGCTGGTCGTTGCCGCGCTGCTGGGATACGTACTGCTCGTCGGGTGA
- the nucS gene encoding endonuclease NucS: MRLVIARCQVDYVGRLTAHLPMARRLLLMKADGSVLVHSDGGSYKPLNWMSPPCWMEEREAEPAALADADTPPESDTAPDPKVASNGDSRPDPTSRLWVVTNKAGEELRITVEDIEHDSSHELGVDPGLVKDGVEAHLQELLAEHIGTLGEGYSLIRREYMTAIGPVDILCRDADGATVAVEIKRRGEIDGVEQLTRYLELLNRDPLLAPVAGVFAAQQIKPQARTLATDRGIRCVTLDYDALRGTDSAEFRLF; encoded by the coding sequence GTGCGCCTTGTGATTGCTCGTTGCCAGGTCGATTACGTGGGTCGGCTCACCGCACACCTCCCGATGGCTCGTCGGCTGTTGCTGATGAAAGCGGACGGTTCGGTGCTGGTGCATTCCGACGGCGGCTCCTACAAGCCGTTGAACTGGATGAGTCCGCCGTGCTGGATGGAGGAGCGCGAAGCCGAGCCCGCCGCCCTGGCCGACGCCGATACCCCGCCCGAATCCGATACCGCGCCCGACCCGAAAGTCGCCTCCAACGGCGATTCCCGGCCCGATCCCACCAGCCGGCTGTGGGTGGTGACGAACAAGGCCGGTGAGGAACTGCGGATCACCGTGGAGGACATCGAACACGACTCCTCCCACGAACTGGGGGTGGACCCGGGGCTCGTGAAGGACGGCGTGGAAGCGCATCTGCAGGAGCTGCTCGCCGAACATATCGGCACCCTCGGTGAGGGCTACTCGCTGATCCGGCGGGAGTACATGACCGCGATCGGGCCGGTGGACATCCTGTGCCGGGATGCCGACGGCGCCACCGTGGCGGTCGAGATCAAGCGTCGTGGCGAGATCGACGGTGTGGAACAGCTGACGCGATATCTGGAACTGCTGAACCGGGATCCGCTGCTGGCGCCGGTGGCGGGAGTGTTCGCCGCCCAGCAGATCAAACCGCAGGCTCGCACCCTGGCGACCGATCGCGGAATCCGCTGCGTCACACTCGATTACGACGCCCTGCGCGGCACCGACAGTGCCGAGTTCCGATTGTTCTGA
- the mce gene encoding methylmalonyl-CoA epimerase → MSNTDTSAFIPADYVIAVDHVGIAVPDLDTGVAWYSDNLGMVETHREVNEAQGVHEAMLSLPGAGDDATALQLLAPLNEESTIAKFIDRNGPGLQQLAYRVTDIDAVATFLRGRGVRLLYDAPRAGTANSRINFVHPKDAGGVLIELVEPAANPTH, encoded by the coding sequence GTGAGCAATACCGATACGTCCGCTTTCATCCCCGCCGACTACGTCATCGCCGTCGACCACGTCGGCATCGCCGTCCCCGATCTCGACACCGGTGTGGCCTGGTACTCCGACAACCTCGGCATGGTCGAGACCCACCGCGAGGTCAACGAGGCCCAAGGTGTGCACGAGGCGATGCTCTCGTTGCCCGGCGCCGGTGACGATGCCACTGCTCTGCAGTTGCTGGCACCGCTGAACGAGGAGTCCACGATCGCCAAGTTCATCGACCGCAACGGTCCGGGGCTGCAGCAACTGGCCTACCGCGTGACCGATATCGACGCGGTGGCTACTTTTCTGCGAGGCCGCGGCGTACGTTTGCTGTACGACGCACCGCGCGCGGGAACCGCGAACTCGCGCATCAATTTCGTGCACCCGAAGGATGCTGGCGGTGTGCTCATCGAACTCGTCGAACCGGCGGCGAATCCTACTCACTAG
- a CDS encoding acetyl-CoA C-acetyltransferase — MATTSVIVSGARTPVGRLLGGLSGFSGSDLGGFAIEAALERGGVSPELVDYVIMGQVLTAGAGQIPARQAAVAGGISMDVPALTVNKVCLSGINAIALADQLIRAGEYEVVVAGGQESMSRAPHMLEKSRTGFKYGDVTLRDHMAYDGLHDIFTDQAMGALTESRNAGDGIGRQEQDAFAAGSHQKAAAAWKNGVFTDEVVAVSVPQRKGDPVVVAEDEGIRADTTVESLSKLRPSFAADGTITAGTASQISDGAAAVVVMSKEKAQALGLSWIAEIGAAGVVAGPDSTLQEQPANAIAKACAREGISPSDLDVVEINEAFAAVGIASTRKLGIDPGKVNVNGGAIAIGHPLGMSGARIVLHLALELQRRGGGVGAAALCGGGGQGDALIVRV, encoded by the coding sequence GTGGCCACCACCTCTGTCATCGTCTCCGGCGCCCGTACTCCGGTGGGGCGTCTTCTCGGTGGTTTGTCCGGCTTTTCCGGGTCGGATCTGGGTGGTTTCGCGATCGAGGCGGCGTTGGAGCGCGGTGGGGTCTCGCCGGAGTTGGTCGATTACGTGATCATGGGGCAGGTGTTGACGGCGGGGGCGGGTCAGATTCCGGCGCGGCAGGCGGCTGTGGCGGGTGGTATTTCGATGGATGTTCCGGCGTTGACGGTGAACAAGGTGTGTTTGTCGGGTATCAACGCGATCGCGTTGGCGGATCAGTTGATTCGTGCCGGTGAGTACGAGGTCGTGGTGGCCGGTGGGCAGGAGTCGATGAGCCGGGCCCCGCACATGCTGGAGAAGTCGCGGACCGGGTTCAAATACGGTGATGTGACCTTGCGTGACCATATGGCGTATGACGGGTTGCACGATATTTTCACCGATCAGGCGATGGGTGCGTTGACCGAGTCGCGTAACGCGGGTGACGGGATCGGGCGGCAGGAGCAGGACGCGTTCGCGGCGGGTTCGCATCAGAAGGCCGCGGCGGCGTGGAAGAACGGTGTGTTCACCGACGAGGTGGTGGCGGTGTCGGTGCCGCAGCGTAAGGGTGATCCGGTCGTGGTGGCCGAGGACGAGGGGATCCGTGCGGACACGACTGTGGAGTCGTTGTCGAAGTTGCGTCCTTCGTTCGCCGCGGACGGCACGATCACTGCGGGTACGGCGTCGCAGATTTCCGATGGTGCGGCGGCGGTGGTGGTGATGAGCAAGGAGAAGGCTCAGGCGCTGGGTTTGTCTTGGATTGCGGAGATCGGTGCCGCGGGTGTGGTGGCGGGTCCGGATTCGACGTTGCAGGAGCAGCCCGCGAACGCGATCGCGAAAGCGTGTGCGCGGGAGGGGATCTCACCGTCGGATTTGGATGTGGTGGAGATCAACGAGGCGTTCGCGGCGGTCGGGATCGCTTCGACCCGCAAGCTGGGGATCGATCCGGGCAAGGTGAATGTGAATGGTGGTGCGATCGCGATCGGTCATCCGTTGGGGATGTCGGGCGCGCGGATCGTGCTGCACCTGGCGCTGGAGTTGCAGCGTCGTGGTGGTGGTGTGGGCGCGGCGGCACTGTGTGGTGGCGGCGGTCAGGGCGACGCACTCATCGTCCGGGTCTGA
- a CDS encoding DUF3817 domain-containing protein produces the protein MGEFFDVSTVAKRVRLFGLLEAPSWALLLTGSVLKRLPDPITWPVMVFGMLHGLIFVLYAISLLLAWREYEWPGKTILLGLVSSVVPFSSVWFERWAIRTGQLGELSPAQAPAAATS, from the coding sequence ATGGGCGAATTCTTCGACGTGAGCACCGTGGCCAAACGAGTGCGGCTGTTCGGATTGCTGGAGGCGCCGTCGTGGGCGCTGCTGCTGACCGGCTCGGTACTCAAGCGGCTGCCCGACCCCATCACCTGGCCGGTGATGGTGTTCGGCATGCTGCACGGGCTCATCTTCGTGCTGTACGCGATCAGCCTGCTGCTGGCCTGGCGCGAGTACGAGTGGCCCGGTAAGACGATTCTGCTGGGCCTGGTGTCGTCGGTCGTGCCGTTCAGCTCGGTGTGGTTCGAGCGGTGGGCGATTCGTACCGGGCAATTGGGAGAACTGAGCCCGGCCCAGGCGCCAGCGGCCGCCACGTCGTGA
- a CDS encoding tetratricopeptide repeat protein, producing the protein MSGAVDLSALKQPAATDVPGDHAVTEADFETKVLRRSLEVPVVVVLYSQRSPGSVELVKLFERLAGEAQGAWELATVEAEANMRIAQAFGVQGIPTVVAVAAGQPLADFQGSQPEAQVTQWLDAVVDAVKGKLPGAGQEQGEAPAPEDPRFVAAEEALDRGDIAGAEAAYEAILAAEPANEEAKAALRQVRFFDRARALPADAIAVADADPADIDAAFTAADAELFNQQPEAAFDRLIGLIKRTAGDDRNRVRTRLVELFELFDTADPIVVAARRKLATALY; encoded by the coding sequence ATGTCCGGCGCGGTGGATCTGTCCGCTCTCAAACAGCCGGCCGCCACGGATGTCCCGGGCGATCACGCCGTCACCGAGGCCGATTTCGAGACCAAGGTGCTGCGGCGTTCGCTCGAGGTGCCGGTGGTCGTGGTGCTGTATTCGCAGCGCAGTCCGGGCAGCGTCGAACTGGTGAAGTTGTTCGAGCGGCTGGCCGGTGAGGCCCAGGGCGCCTGGGAGCTGGCGACCGTCGAGGCGGAAGCCAATATGCGCATCGCCCAGGCCTTCGGGGTGCAGGGCATTCCGACCGTCGTCGCGGTCGCCGCCGGGCAGCCGCTGGCCGATTTCCAGGGGTCGCAGCCGGAGGCACAGGTCACCCAGTGGCTGGACGCGGTCGTCGACGCCGTCAAGGGCAAACTGCCGGGTGCGGGCCAGGAGCAGGGCGAAGCCCCCGCGCCGGAGGATCCGCGCTTCGTCGCCGCCGAGGAGGCGCTGGACCGCGGTGACATCGCCGGGGCCGAGGCGGCCTACGAGGCGATCCTGGCCGCCGAGCCCGCCAACGAGGAGGCCAAGGCGGCGCTGCGGCAGGTGCGGTTCTTCGACCGGGCCCGCGCGCTGCCCGCCGACGCGATCGCCGTCGCCGACGCCGACCCCGCCGATATCGACGCCGCCTTCACCGCCGCCGACGCCGAACTGTTCAATCAACAGCCCGAGGCCGCCTTCGACCGGCTGATCGGCCTGATCAAACGCACCGCGGGCGACGACCGGAACCGGGTGCGCACCCGGCTGGTCGAACTGTTCGAACTGTTCGACACCGCCGATCCGATCGTGGTGGCCGCCCGTCGCAAGCTGGCGACCGCGCTGTACTGA
- a CDS encoding SSI family serine proteinase inhibitor gives MITVMRCVTGVVCAAAVLAPAGGAMAHDAATSLVFTRTEPDRAPRTVTLTCDPVGGSHPDAAGACDYLSGAELTLPDSDATVRCIRYYPVELRAHGTLHGTPVSVERTYGCRVPDLPAPWQF, from the coding sequence GTGATCACGGTGATGCGGTGTGTGACCGGTGTGGTGTGCGCGGCGGCCGTGCTGGCGCCCGCGGGCGGCGCCATGGCACACGACGCCGCGACCAGTCTCGTCTTCACCCGCACCGAACCGGATCGCGCGCCTCGGACAGTCACACTGACCTGTGATCCGGTCGGTGGTTCCCATCCGGATGCGGCCGGTGCCTGTGACTATCTGTCGGGTGCGGAACTGACGCTGCCCGATTCGGACGCCACTGTCCGCTGTATCCGGTACTACCCGGTCGAACTGCGGGCCCACGGCACCCTGCACGGCACGCCGGTCTCGGTCGAACGCACCTACGGCTGCCGGGTGCCCGACCTTCCGGCGCCCTGGCAGTTCTAG
- the glgB gene encoding 1,4-alpha-glucan branching protein GlgB: protein MNRRDLMLLAAGTHPDPHTVLGAHPDPGGTVIRTLRPHADSVAARIGGTDHPLHHIGHGIFEGVVEFEDLWDYRLVVAYPGSRTVLTADGYRFLPTLGELDLHLIGEGHHRRLWEVLGAHPRHYTTLDGDVCGTSFAVWAPNARGVTVFGDFDSWGGAGTPMRRLGSSGVWEVFVPDVTVGTRYKYRVHGADGRTTDHADPLAFATELPPATASVVTASTFEWSDHDWCTARAAQDPTRAPMSIYELHLGSWRPGRDYRAAAEELAEYVAALGFTHIELLPVAEHPFGGSWGYQITSYYAPTSRFGSPDDLRALIDHMHNRGIGVILDWVPGHFPRDEWALARFDGTPLYEHPDPRRGEQLEWGTYVFDYGRNEVRNFLVANARHWIEEFHIDGLRVDAVASMLYLDYSRPPGGWEPNIHGGRENLEAVAFLREMNTAIHTDHPGVVTIAEESTTWPGVTRSTDVGGLGFTLKWNMGWMHDTLGYLAHDQVHRSWHHNEITFSAVYAWSENYLLPISHDEVVHGKGTLWTRMPGDDFAKASGVRALLSYMWAHPGKQLLFMGQEFGQFREWSHDRGLDWDELANPLHEGIRRLVTELNTTYREHPALWTQDTAPGGFAWIEADDHTANVLSFLRYGTDGSMVACVFNFSGVEQPGYRIGLPCPGRWREILNSDATCYGGSGIGNLGGVDATERPWHGRPCSAALTLAPNSAIWLTR, encoded by the coding sequence GTGGCCGCGCGGATCGGCGGCACCGATCATCCGCTGCATCACATCGGCCACGGCATCTTCGAAGGCGTCGTCGAATTCGAGGATCTGTGGGACTACCGGCTGGTGGTGGCGTACCCGGGCAGCCGGACGGTACTCACCGCCGACGGCTACCGGTTCCTGCCGACCCTCGGCGAGCTGGACCTGCATCTGATCGGCGAGGGACACCATCGGCGGCTGTGGGAGGTACTCGGCGCCCATCCACGCCACTACACCACCCTCGACGGCGACGTGTGCGGCACCTCGTTCGCGGTGTGGGCCCCGAATGCCCGCGGCGTCACCGTCTTCGGCGATTTCGACAGCTGGGGCGGCGCCGGCACCCCGATGCGCAGGCTGGGCTCCTCGGGCGTCTGGGAGGTGTTCGTCCCGGACGTCACGGTCGGAACGCGATACAAGTACCGGGTCCACGGCGCCGACGGGCGCACCACCGACCACGCCGATCCCCTGGCCTTCGCCACCGAACTCCCGCCCGCCACGGCCTCGGTCGTCACCGCGAGTACCTTCGAGTGGTCCGACCACGACTGGTGCACCGCCCGCGCCGCACAGGACCCCACCCGCGCGCCGATGAGCATCTACGAACTACACCTGGGCTCCTGGCGACCCGGCCGGGACTACCGCGCCGCCGCCGAAGAACTCGCGGAATACGTTGCGGCACTGGGGTTCACCCATATCGAACTGCTGCCCGTCGCCGAGCATCCCTTCGGCGGATCCTGGGGCTACCAGATCACCTCCTACTACGCCCCGACCTCACGCTTCGGCTCCCCCGACGATCTGCGGGCCCTCATCGACCACATGCACAACCGCGGCATCGGCGTGATCCTCGATTGGGTTCCCGGCCACTTCCCCCGCGACGAATGGGCTCTGGCCCGCTTCGACGGAACCCCGCTCTACGAACATCCGGACCCTCGCCGCGGCGAGCAATTGGAGTGGGGCACCTACGTTTTCGATTACGGACGCAATGAGGTCCGCAACTTCCTCGTCGCCAACGCGCGGCACTGGATCGAGGAATTCCACATCGACGGACTGCGGGTCGACGCCGTCGCCTCCATGCTCTACCTCGACTACTCCCGGCCGCCCGGCGGCTGGGAGCCCAATATCCACGGCGGCCGGGAGAATCTGGAGGCCGTCGCCTTCCTGCGCGAGATGAACACGGCGATCCACACCGACCATCCGGGTGTGGTCACGATCGCCGAGGAATCCACCACCTGGCCCGGCGTGACCCGATCCACCGATGTCGGCGGGCTCGGTTTCACCCTGAAATGGAATATGGGCTGGATGCACGACACCCTCGGCTATCTGGCCCACGATCAGGTGCATCGCAGCTGGCACCACAACGAGATCACCTTCTCCGCGGTGTACGCCTGGAGTGAGAACTATCTGCTGCCGATCAGCCACGACGAGGTCGTCCACGGTAAAGGCACGCTGTGGACCCGCATGCCCGGCGACGATTTCGCCAAGGCGTCCGGCGTCCGGGCACTGCTGTCCTACATGTGGGCGCATCCCGGGAAGCAACTGCTGTTCATGGGTCAGGAATTCGGCCAGTTCCGCGAATGGTCACACGATCGCGGCCTGGACTGGGACGAACTGGCCAACCCCCTGCACGAGGGAATCCGGCGGCTGGTCACCGAGCTCAACACCACCTACCGCGAGCACCCGGCCCTGTGGACGCAGGACACCGCACCCGGCGGCTTCGCCTGGATCGAGGCCGACGACCACACCGCGAACGTCCTGTCCTTCCTGCGCTACGGCACCGACGGTTCGATGGTGGCCTGCGTCTTCAACTTCTCCGGTGTCGAACAGCCCGGCTACCGGATCGGCCTGCCCTGCCCCGGCCGCTGGCGCGAAATCCTCAACTCCGACGCGACCTGCTACGGCGGCAGCGGTATCGGCAATCTCGGCGGCGTGGACGCGACCGAACGGCCCTGGCACGGCCGCCCCTGTTCGGCGGCGCTGACGCTGGCCCCGAACAGCGCGATCTGGCTGACCCGCTAG